One Pseudomonas abieticivorans genomic region harbors:
- the cyoB gene encoding cytochrome o ubiquinol oxidase subunit I, with amino-acid sequence MFGKLTLEAIPFHVPIVMITISAIILGGLALVGAITYFKKWSYLWTEWLTSVDHKKIGVMYIIVAMVMLIRGFADALMMRSQLALAANGGEGYLPPEHYDQIFTAHGVIMIIFMAMPFFTGLMNIVLPLQIGARDVAFPFLNSLSLWLLVSGVVLINLSLGVGEFAKTGWVAYPPLSELGYSPGVGVDYYIWALQLSGLGTTLTGVNFLVTVLKMRTPGMKLMQMPIFTWTCTWANVLIVASFPILTATLALLTVDRYLDFHIFTNELGGNPMMYVNLFWAWGHPEVYILILPAFGVFSEVISTFSGKRLFGHVSMILASGCITVLGFMVWLHHFFTMGSGASVNSFFGLATMLIAIPTGVKLFNWLFTIYQGRLRFTAPVLWTLGFMVTFSIGGMTGVLLAIPGADFILHNSLFVIAHFHNVIIGGAVFGYIAGFAFWFPKAFGFKLNEKWGKTAFWFWISGFYVAFMPLYALGFMGMTRRLNHTDNPDWTPYLYVAMFGAVLILFGIASQLIQIYVSIRDREQNLDVTGDPWNGHTLEWSTSSPPPFYNFAALPEVNDIDAFTASKRDGTAYKAPQKYSAIHMPNNTASGMAIAGFLTVFGFAMIWHIWWMAAVGLAGAVIYFIVHAARDDQGYMVPAEEVARIEGENQKALAKAKVPGVGATPVNALEQA; translated from the coding sequence ATGTTTGGTAAATTAACTTTGGAAGCGATCCCCTTCCATGTCCCGATAGTGATGATCACCATCAGTGCGATCATCCTGGGCGGGCTTGCGTTGGTCGGGGCGATCACTTACTTCAAGAAGTGGTCCTACCTGTGGACCGAATGGCTGACTTCGGTCGACCACAAGAAAATCGGCGTGATGTACATCATCGTCGCCATGGTCATGCTGATCCGTGGTTTTGCCGACGCATTGATGATGCGTTCCCAGTTGGCACTGGCTGCCAACGGCGGCGAAGGCTACTTGCCGCCTGAACACTATGACCAGATCTTCACCGCTCACGGTGTGATCATGATCATCTTCATGGCGATGCCATTCTTCACCGGCCTGATGAACATCGTCCTGCCGCTGCAGATCGGCGCGCGTGACGTTGCGTTCCCGTTCCTGAACTCCCTGAGCCTGTGGCTCCTGGTGTCTGGCGTGGTGCTGATCAACCTGTCCCTGGGCGTCGGCGAATTCGCCAAGACCGGTTGGGTTGCTTATCCGCCGCTGTCGGAACTGGGCTACAGCCCGGGCGTGGGTGTGGACTACTACATCTGGGCACTGCAGCTATCCGGTCTGGGTACGACCCTGACAGGCGTGAACTTCCTGGTGACCGTGCTGAAAATGCGCACCCCAGGCATGAAGCTGATGCAAATGCCGATCTTCACCTGGACCTGCACCTGGGCAAACGTCCTGATCGTGGCTTCGTTCCCGATCCTGACCGCCACCCTGGCACTGCTGACCGTTGACCGTTACCTGGACTTCCACATCTTCACGAACGAATTGGGTGGTAACCCGATGATGTACGTGAACCTGTTCTGGGCGTGGGGTCACCCCGAGGTGTACATCCTCATCCTGCCAGCGTTCGGTGTGTTCTCGGAAGTTATCTCCACGTTCTCCGGCAAGCGTCTGTTCGGCCACGTGTCGATGATTCTGGCGTCCGGTTGCATTACCGTACTGGGCTTCATGGTTTGGCTGCACCACTTCTTCACGATGGGCTCCGGCGCCAGCGTCAACTCCTTCTTCGGGTTGGCAACGATGCTTATTGCGATCCCCACGGGTGTGAAGCTGTTCAACTGGTTGTTCACCATCTACCAAGGCCGCCTGCGTTTCACCGCGCCAGTGCTTTGGACCCTGGGCTTCATGGTGACCTTCTCGATCGGCGGCATGACCGGCGTACTGCTGGCCATCCCGGGTGCTGACTTCATCCTGCACAACAGCCTGTTTGTGATCGCGCACTTCCACAACGTGATCATCGGTGGTGCGGTATTCGGTTACATCGCAGGTTTCGCCTTCTGGTTCCCGAAAGCGTTCGGCTTCAAGCTGAACGAGAAGTGGGGCAAGACTGCGTTCTGGTTCTGGATCTCGGGCTTCTACGTCGCCTTCATGCCGCTGTACGCGCTGGGCTTCATGGGCATGACCCGTCGTCTGAACCACACCGACAACCCTGACTGGACCCCGTACCTGTACGTGGCCATGTTCGGTGCGGTGCTGATCCTGTTCGGTATCGCTTCGCAACTGATCCAGATCTACGTGTCGATCCGCGATCGTGAGCAGAACCTGGACGTCACTGGCGACCCATGGAATGGCCACACCCTGGAATGGTCGACTTCGTCGCCACCTCCGTTTTACAACTTCGCGGCTCTGCCTGAAGTGAACGACATCGATGCTTTCACCGCTTCCAAGCGTGACGGCACCGCCTACAAGGCTCCGCAGAAGTACTCGGCGATCCACATGCCGAACAACACCGCGAGCGGCATGGCAATCGCCGGCTTCCTCACTGTGTTTGGCTTCGCGATGATCTGGCACATCTGGTGGATGGCAGCAGTCGGTCTGGCGGGCGCGGTGATCTACTTCATCGTTCACGCTGCTCGTGACGACCAGGGCTACATGGTCCCGGCTGAAGAAGTGGCTCGCATCGAAGGCGAAAATCAGAAGG
- the cyoA gene encoding ubiquinol oxidase subunit II, with protein sequence MSKKRYPRLFGILPFFGMLFLGGCKWTLLDPKGQVGIDERNLIYIATGLMLLVVVPVIVMTFAFAWKYRASNKAATYTPDWSHSTKIEAAVWGIPLLLLIVLGVITYKSTHALDPYKPLESDVKPITIQVVSLDWKWLFIYPDQGIATVNKIVFPANTPVNFRITSDSVMNSFFIPGLGGQIYAMAGMQTQLHLMANQNHEFDGISANYSGEGFTGMKFKAVATSQEDFDAWVSEVKKAPKQLDSAEYAALAKPSEKNPVELYSTYAPNLFQTILDKYEGMGRGKVMHHEEKEVAGMEGMDMGSHSAAGAEE encoded by the coding sequence GACTGTTTGGCATATTGCCCTTTTTCGGCATGCTTTTTCTCGGTGGTTGCAAGTGGACCCTCCTGGACCCAAAAGGGCAGGTCGGCATTGACGAGAGAAACCTGATCTACATCGCTACCGGGCTGATGCTGCTGGTGGTGGTGCCGGTTATCGTCATGACCTTTGCCTTCGCGTGGAAGTATCGCGCGTCGAACAAGGCTGCCACCTACACCCCGGATTGGTCGCACTCCACCAAGATCGAAGCCGCGGTATGGGGTATTCCTCTGCTCCTGCTCATCGTGCTGGGCGTGATCACCTACAAGTCCACCCACGCGCTGGATCCGTACAAACCGCTGGAGTCGGATGTCAAGCCGATCACCATCCAGGTTGTTTCGCTGGACTGGAAATGGCTGTTCATCTACCCGGACCAAGGCATCGCGACGGTCAACAAGATCGTCTTCCCGGCCAACACCCCGGTGAATTTCCGCATTACCTCTGATTCGGTGATGAACTCGTTCTTCATTCCGGGCCTGGGTGGTCAGATCTACGCAATGGCCGGCATGCAGACTCAACTGCATCTGATGGCCAACCAGAACCACGAATTCGACGGTATCTCCGCCAACTACAGCGGCGAAGGTTTTACCGGCATGAAATTCAAGGCAGTCGCCACCTCCCAAGAGGATTTCGACGCCTGGGTAAGTGAAGTCAAGAAGGCACCTAAACAGCTTGATTCGGCTGAATACGCTGCACTGGCCAAACCGAGCGAGAAAAATCCAGTCGAGCTTTACTCCACGTACGCACCGAACCTGTTCCAGACCATCCTCGACAAGTACGAGGGCATGGGGCGCGGCAAGGTCATGCATCACGAAGAGAAAGAAGTCGCCGGCATGGAAGGTATGGACATGGGTTCGCATTCAGCTGCTGGGGCAGAGGAGTAA